Proteins from a single region of Sinorhizobium alkalisoli:
- a CDS encoding secondary thiamine-phosphate synthase enzyme YjbQ, giving the protein MPQTVITIATSGQGLYEFTGEAAEFVRGSGVSEGLLTLFVRHTSASLLIQENADPDVQRDLREFFRRLVPPTSDSSMRWVVHTQEGPDDMAAHIKAALTQVSLGVPVMNGRMALGTWQGLYLFEHRDSVHRREVVLHLGS; this is encoded by the coding sequence ATGCCGCAAACCGTCATCACCATCGCCACAAGCGGGCAGGGCCTCTACGAGTTCACCGGCGAGGCGGCCGAATTCGTGCGAGGGTCGGGCGTGTCAGAGGGGCTTCTCACCCTCTTTGTCCGCCATACCTCCGCCTCGCTCCTCATCCAGGAAAACGCGGACCCGGACGTGCAGCGCGACCTGCGGGAATTCTTCCGCCGCCTGGTGCCGCCGACGTCGGATTCATCCATGCGCTGGGTCGTTCACACGCAGGAGGGGCCGGACGACATGGCCGCCCATATCAAGGCCGCCTTGACCCAGGTCTCGCTCGGCGTGCCGGTGATGAACGGCCGGATGGCGCTCGGCACCTGGCAGGGGCTTTACCTTTTCGAACACCGCGACAGCGTCCACCGGCGCGAGGTCGTGCTGCATCTCGGCAGTTGA